One window from the genome of Thermus sediminis encodes:
- a CDS encoding 1,4-alpha-glucan branching protein — protein MVRFALVLHAHLPYVRAHGLWPFGEETLYEAMAETYLPLLRSLERLWQEGVESRFTLGITPILAEQLSDPRVKAGFQAYAKDRLERAQSDYLRYGGTELEGSARHQVAFWELTLDHFHQLGGDTLQAFRRAQDRGQLELIASNATHGYSPLLGYDEALWAQVKTGVATYRRHFAKDPTGFWLPEMAYRPKGYWKPPVAGPPEGLRAGVDELLMRAGVRYTFLDAHLVQGSRALTPYGEASLEGVESGEATYYVHELESGLRVLPRNQETTLQVWSADHGYPGEGLYREFHRKDPLSGLHHWRVTHRQADLSAKAPYDPEAAFAKTKEHAAHFVGLLARLAGEHPDGVILSPYDAELFGHWWYEGVAWLEEVLRLLARTPGVRAVTAKEAVQGKAVRASLPEGSWGRGGDHRVWLNEKTLDYWQKVYQAEGAMREEVRRGNLSRRLLRQAMRELLLLEASDWPFLIDTGQAEAYARERYEEHAGAFFRLLKGVSEEELRALEERDNPFPEADPRLYLEVP, from the coding sequence ATGGTGCGATTCGCCCTGGTCCTCCACGCCCACCTGCCCTACGTGCGGGCCCACGGCCTGTGGCCCTTTGGAGAGGAGACCCTCTACGAGGCCATGGCCGAGACCTACCTACCCCTCCTCAGGTCCCTGGAGCGGCTCTGGCAGGAGGGGGTGGAGTCCCGGTTCACCCTGGGCATCACCCCCATTCTGGCGGAGCAGCTGAGCGATCCTAGGGTAAAGGCGGGCTTCCAGGCCTACGCCAAGGACCGCCTTGAGCGGGCCCAGAGCGACTACCTGCGCTACGGGGGCACCGAGCTGGAGGGGAGCGCCCGCCACCAGGTGGCCTTTTGGGAACTCACTCTGGACCACTTCCACCAACTGGGTGGGGACACCCTCCAGGCCTTCCGCAGGGCCCAGGACCGTGGGCAGTTGGAGCTCATCGCCTCCAACGCTACCCACGGCTACTCCCCCCTCCTGGGCTACGATGAGGCCCTTTGGGCCCAGGTGAAGACCGGAGTGGCCACCTACCGCCGCCACTTCGCCAAGGACCCCACGGGCTTTTGGCTTCCCGAGATGGCCTACCGGCCCAAGGGATACTGGAAGCCCCCGGTGGCAGGCCCCCCGGAGGGGCTTAGGGCGGGGGTGGACGAGCTCCTCATGCGGGCAGGGGTCCGCTACACCTTCCTGGACGCCCACCTGGTCCAGGGGAGCAGGGCCCTTACCCCCTATGGGGAAGCCTCCTTGGAAGGGGTGGAGAGCGGCGAGGCCACCTACTACGTCCACGAGCTGGAGTCGGGCCTCAGGGTCCTCCCCCGCAACCAGGAGACCACCCTCCAGGTGTGGAGCGCGGACCACGGCTACCCTGGGGAGGGGCTTTACCGGGAGTTCCACCGCAAGGACCCCCTTTCTGGGTTGCACCACTGGCGGGTCACCCACCGCCAGGCGGACCTTTCCGCCAAGGCCCCCTACGACCCCGAGGCGGCCTTCGCCAAGACCAAGGAGCACGCCGCCCACTTCGTGGGGCTCTTGGCCCGCTTGGCGGGGGAGCATCCCGATGGGGTCATCCTCTCCCCCTACGATGCCGAGCTCTTCGGCCACTGGTGGTACGAGGGGGTGGCCTGGTTGGAGGAGGTCCTGCGCCTCCTCGCCCGCACCCCGGGGGTGCGGGCGGTGACCGCCAAGGAGGCGGTCCAGGGGAAGGCGGTGCGGGCTAGCCTACCTGAGGGTTCCTGGGGCCGAGGCGGGGACCACCGGGTCTGGCTCAACGAGAAGACCCTGGACTACTGGCAGAAGGTCTACCAGGCGGAGGGCGCCATGCGGGAGGAGGTACGGCGGGGCAACCTCTCCCGCCGCCTCCTGCGCCAGGCCATGCGGGAGCTCCTCCTCCTCGAGGCCTCGGACTGGCCCTTCCTCATAGACACCGGCCAGGCGGAAGCGTACGCCCGGGAGCGGTATGAGGAGCACGCCGGGGCCTTCTTCCGCCTCCTCAAGGGGGTCTCCGAGGAGGAGCTCAGGGCTTTAGAGGAGCGGGACAACCCCTTCCCCGAGGCCGATCCCCGGCTCTACCTGGAAGTGCCCTAG
- a CDS encoding nitrilase-related carbon-nitrogen hydrolase, with protein sequence MGKVVWHALLQFRPEKSRPRESLRRLRAHLEALRPYAPEVVVLPEAALTGYFLQGGVRELALTQHELLELLSGLYRELAWEGPLDLVVGFYERDGGAYYNSAAYLELPHRIVHVHRKVFLPTYGVFDEERYLARGSRIEAFGTRFGRVAILICEDFWHSLAAAIAALDGAEVIYVPAASPARGFQGDRPENVERWRTLARAVAAEHGLFVVLASLVGFEGGKGMSGGSLVAGPEGRILAEAPLFEEAALLFRLDRERIPPVRYDSPLLSDLEATLPLLLPDLERVARKGVKEAR encoded by the coding sequence ATGGGTAAGGTGGTGTGGCACGCCCTCTTGCAGTTTCGGCCGGAAAAGTCCCGGCCCAGGGAAAGCCTCCGCCGCCTTCGGGCCCACCTCGAGGCCCTCCGCCCCTACGCCCCCGAGGTGGTGGTCCTCCCCGAGGCCGCCCTCACAGGCTACTTCCTCCAAGGGGGGGTTAGGGAGCTGGCCCTGACCCAGCACGAGCTTTTGGAACTCCTCTCCGGTCTTTACCGGGAGCTGGCCTGGGAGGGGCCCTTGGACCTGGTGGTGGGCTTTTACGAGCGGGACGGAGGAGCCTACTACAACAGCGCCGCTTACCTGGAGCTTCCCCACCGCATCGTCCACGTGCACCGGAAGGTCTTCCTCCCCACCTACGGCGTCTTTGACGAGGAGCGCTACCTGGCCCGGGGGAGCCGCATAGAGGCCTTCGGGACCCGCTTCGGCCGGGTGGCCATCCTCATCTGCGAGGACTTCTGGCACTCCCTCGCCGCGGCCATCGCCGCCCTGGACGGGGCGGAGGTGATCTACGTGCCCGCGGCGAGCCCGGCCCGGGGTTTCCAGGGCGACCGCCCGGAGAACGTGGAGCGCTGGCGCACCCTGGCCCGGGCGGTGGCGGCGGAGCACGGGCTTTTCGTGGTCCTGGCCAGCCTGGTGGGCTTTGAGGGGGGGAAGGGGATGAGCGGGGGGAGCCTGGTGGCGGGCCCCGAGGGCCGGATCCTGGCCGAGGCCCCCCTCTTTGAGGAGGCGGCCCTCCTCTTCAGGCTGGACCGGGAGCGCATCCCCCCGGTGCGCTACGATAGCCCCCTGCTTTCCGACCTCGAGGCCACCCTTCCCCTCCTCCTCCCCGACCTGGAGCGGGTGGCGCGTAAGGGGGTGAAGGAGGCGCGATGA
- a CDS encoding NAD+ synthase, which translates to MRLIEVQSLPESLELRWPLVADFLARFIREELSWRGYEKALVAVSGGVDSATTLALAVRALGRERVHALFLPHRDSSPLSRTHAYLVAETFGVGLEEVDITPMVEAYAALTPDLTPHRKGNVMARVRMMVLFDKSQAYGALPLGTGNKTERLFGYFTWHGDDTPPVNPLGDLYKTQVWALARFLGVPEAVAAKPPTADLIPGQTDEADLGVAYLRADVILEHYLKGYSDAYLLGLGFTEGEIRRVKEGVNRTHWKRALPTVALLSSTAIGEFYLRPVDYRG; encoded by the coding sequence ATGAGGCTCATAGAAGTCCAAAGCCTTCCGGAGAGCCTGGAACTCCGCTGGCCCCTGGTGGCGGACTTCCTCGCCCGCTTCATCCGGGAGGAGCTCTCCTGGCGGGGGTACGAGAAGGCCCTTGTGGCCGTTTCCGGCGGGGTGGACTCCGCCACCACCCTGGCCCTGGCGGTGCGGGCCCTGGGGCGGGAGAGGGTCCACGCCCTCTTCCTGCCCCACCGGGACTCCAGCCCCCTCTCCCGAACCCACGCCTACCTGGTGGCCGAAACCTTCGGGGTGGGCCTCGAGGAGGTGGACATCACCCCCATGGTGGAGGCCTACGCCGCCCTCACCCCCGACCTCACCCCCCACCGCAAGGGGAACGTCATGGCCCGGGTGCGGATGATGGTCCTCTTTGACAAGTCCCAGGCCTACGGGGCCCTCCCCTTGGGGACGGGCAACAAGACCGAGAGGCTCTTCGGCTACTTCACCTGGCACGGGGACGACACCCCCCCGGTGAACCCCTTGGGGGACCTCTACAAGACCCAGGTCTGGGCCCTGGCCCGTTTCCTGGGGGTGCCCGAGGCGGTGGCGGCGAAGCCCCCCACGGCGGACCTCATCCCCGGCCAGACGGACGAGGCCGATCTCGGGGTGGCCTACCTGAGGGCGGACGTCATCCTGGAGCACTACCTCAAGGGGTATTCCGATGCCTACCTGCTGGGCCTGGGCTTCACCGAGGGGGAGATCCGAAGGGTCAAGGAGGGGGTGAACCGGACCCACTGGAAGCGGGCCCTGCCCACGGTGGCCCTCCTCTCCTCCACGGCCATCGGGGAGTTCTACCTGAGGCCCGTGGACTATAGGGGGTAG
- a CDS encoding CoA-binding protein, which produces MKGPELKGFLARARTIAVLGAHKDPGRAAHYVPRYLWERGYRILPVNPRFAGEELFGERVVAGLLELGEPVDILDVFRSPSALMGHLEEVLTLRPRLVWLQSGIRHPGFEERLREAGIPVVADRCLMVEHRRLFGV; this is translated from the coding sequence GTGAAGGGTCCAGAACTCAAGGGCTTCTTGGCCCGGGCCCGCACCATAGCCGTCCTTGGGGCCCACAAGGACCCAGGCCGCGCGGCCCACTACGTGCCCCGCTACCTCTGGGAGAGGGGCTACCGCATCCTGCCCGTGAACCCCCGCTTCGCCGGGGAGGAGCTTTTCGGGGAGAGGGTGGTGGCGGGCCTCCTGGAGCTTGGGGAGCCCGTGGATATCCTGGACGTCTTCCGCTCGCCTTCGGCCCTCATGGGCCACCTCGAGGAGGTCCTCACCCTAAGGCCCCGCCTGGTCTGGCTCCAGTCGGGGATCCGCCACCCGGGGTTTGAGGAACGGCTTCGGGAGGCGGGCATCCCCGTGGTAGCGGACCGCTGCCTCATGGTGGAGCACAGGAGGCTCTTCGGGGTTTAG
- the mutY gene encoding A/G-specific adenine glycosylase MutY: protein MEPWQESLLRWYREDHRPLPWRGEEDPYRVLVAEVLLQQTRVQQAIPYYRRFLERFPTLKALRGASLEEVLRVWQGAGYYRRALHLHRLAQEVEALPQSFAELLRLPGLGPYTAAAVASMAFGERVAAVDGNVRRVLSRLFALENPPPKALRELAQGLLPQGVHPGEWNQALMELGATVCLPKGPLCGTCPVALACKGKGAPGRYPLPRRRKAKEERLCALVLLGRKGVYLERLKGRFQGLYGVPLFPVEELPERAKAFGVAPRFLGEVRHALTHRRLLVEVHGAPWDGEGEDPEARPLPKLVEKVLRQAEALLAHEGVVPFPHAKPHGVKPR, encoded by the coding sequence GTGGAGCCCTGGCAGGAGTCCCTCCTCCGCTGGTACCGGGAAGACCACAGGCCCCTTCCCTGGCGGGGGGAGGAGGACCCCTACCGGGTCCTGGTGGCCGAGGTCCTCCTGCAGCAGACCCGGGTCCAGCAGGCCATCCCCTACTACCGGCGCTTCCTCGAGCGCTTCCCCACGCTAAAGGCCCTGCGGGGGGCCTCCCTGGAGGAGGTGCTAAGGGTCTGGCAGGGGGCAGGCTACTACCGGAGGGCGCTCCACCTCCACCGCCTGGCCCAGGAGGTGGAGGCCCTGCCCCAAAGCTTCGCTGAGCTCCTCAGGCTTCCCGGCCTTGGCCCCTACACCGCGGCCGCGGTGGCCTCCATGGCCTTTGGCGAGCGGGTGGCGGCAGTGGACGGGAACGTGCGCCGGGTCCTCTCCCGCCTCTTCGCCCTGGAAAACCCCCCTCCCAAGGCCCTCCGGGAGCTGGCCCAGGGCCTTCTGCCCCAAGGGGTCCACCCCGGGGAGTGGAACCAGGCCCTCATGGAGCTGGGGGCCACGGTCTGCCTGCCCAAAGGGCCCCTCTGCGGGACCTGCCCCGTGGCGTTGGCCTGCAAGGGGAAGGGGGCCCCGGGGCGCTACCCCCTTCCCAGGAGGCGGAAGGCCAAGGAGGAGCGCCTTTGCGCCCTGGTCCTCTTGGGGCGGAAGGGGGTTTATCTGGAGCGCCTAAAGGGGCGCTTCCAAGGCCTCTATGGCGTTCCCCTCTTCCCCGTGGAGGAGCTTCCGGAAAGGGCAAAGGCCTTCGGCGTGGCCCCCCGCTTCCTAGGGGAGGTGCGCCATGCCCTCACCCATAGGAGGCTCCTGGTGGAGGTCCACGGCGCCCCCTGGGACGGGGAAGGGGAGGACCCCGAGGCCAGGCCCCTACCCAAGCTCGTGGAGAAGGTGCTCCGCCAGGCGGAGGCCCTCTTGGCTCATGAGGGCGTAGTCCCCTTCCCGCACGCAAAGCCCCACGGCGTAAAGCCCCGCTAG
- a CDS encoding FAD-dependent oxidoreductase yields MDGYQVLVVGAGFAGSEAAYRLASEGVRVGLLTQSLDSVMMPFLLPRPPFPPGSLLERAYGPEDPRVWAFHARAKYLLEGEGNLHLFQATAAGLLLEGDRAVGVRTWEGPPVRAERVVLAVGSFLGARLKIGEVEEEAGRLSEASYPELFEDLLALGFRFQKREGVVPETPTTPGYRVHYHAFHPEEWEEATFRLRRLAGLYAVGLCVREGDYALMSQEGLRLAEHLLHELG; encoded by the coding sequence ATGGACGGGTACCAGGTCCTGGTGGTGGGGGCGGGCTTTGCGGGCAGCGAGGCCGCCTACCGCCTGGCTTCTGAAGGAGTGCGGGTGGGCCTCCTCACCCAGAGCCTGGACTCGGTGATGATGCCCTTCCTCCTTCCAAGGCCCCCCTTCCCTCCAGGAAGCCTCCTGGAAAGGGCCTATGGCCCCGAGGACCCAAGGGTCTGGGCCTTCCACGCCCGGGCCAAATACCTCTTGGAAGGGGAAGGGAACCTCCACCTCTTCCAGGCCACGGCCGCGGGGCTCCTCCTAGAGGGGGACCGGGCGGTGGGGGTGAGGACCTGGGAGGGCCCCCCGGTGCGGGCGGAAAGGGTGGTCCTGGCCGTGGGAAGCTTCCTTGGGGCCAGGCTCAAAATCGGGGAGGTGGAGGAGGAGGCGGGGCGGCTTTCCGAGGCCAGCTACCCCGAGCTCTTTGAGGACCTTCTGGCCCTGGGCTTCCGCTTCCAAAAGCGGGAGGGGGTGGTACCGGAAACCCCCACCACCCCGGGGTACCGGGTGCACTACCACGCCTTCCACCCCGAGGAGTGGGAGGAGGCCACCTTCCGCCTGAGGAGGCTAGCGGGGCTTTACGCCGTGGGGCTTTGCGTGCGGGAAGGGGACTACGCCCTCATGAGCCAAGAGGGCCTCCGCCTGGCGGAGCACCTTCTCCACGAGCTTGGGTAG
- a CDS encoding C40 family peptidase has translation MRLAWAMVSLLAWALAQPTHTVAPGDTLFSIARRYGTTVEELMRLNGLESFLIQVGQVLRLPSGDRVHRVAPGDTLFSIARRYGTTVEELMRLNGLTSPDLKAGQALRLPQEEASREAPSPGPQAQPAEGDLDPESPLLRAVLRYLGVPYKYGANSPLSLDCSAFVAQVYAELGVALPRTTREQYQALPVAEALRPGDLVFFSFGGREVDHVGLYLGRGVFAHASSYGSRVVIESLEAPFYRRTYRGARRPVQEAKGP, from the coding sequence ATGCGGCTAGCCTGGGCTATGGTTTCTCTCCTAGCTTGGGCCCTGGCCCAGCCCACCCACACCGTGGCCCCCGGGGACACCCTTTTTTCCATCGCCCGCCGCTATGGGACCACGGTGGAGGAGCTCATGCGCCTGAACGGCCTGGAGAGCTTCCTCATCCAGGTGGGCCAGGTGCTGAGGCTCCCCTCGGGGGATCGGGTCCACCGGGTGGCCCCGGGGGACACCCTTTTTTCCATCGCCCGCCGCTATGGGACCACGGTGGAGGAGCTCATGCGCCTGAACGGCCTCACCTCCCCGGATCTCAAGGCGGGGCAGGCCTTGAGGCTTCCCCAGGAGGAGGCCTCGAGGGAAGCCCCCTCCCCAGGGCCCCAGGCCCAGCCTGCGGAAGGGGACCTTGACCCGGAAAGCCCCCTCCTGAGGGCCGTCCTCCGCTACCTCGGGGTGCCCTACAAGTATGGGGCCAACTCCCCCCTTTCCCTGGACTGCTCCGCCTTCGTGGCCCAGGTCTACGCCGAGCTGGGCGTGGCCCTGCCCCGCACCACCCGGGAGCAGTACCAGGCCCTGCCGGTGGCGGAGGCCTTGCGCCCCGGGGACCTGGTCTTCTTCAGCTTCGGGGGGCGGGAGGTGGACCACGTGGGCCTCTACCTGGGCCGGGGGGTCTTCGCCCACGCCAGTAGCTACGGGAGCCGGGTGGTCATAGAGAGCCTCGAGGCCCCCTTCTACCGGAGGACCTACCGGGGGGCAAGGCGGCCCGTCCAGGAGGCCAAGGGACCCTAG
- a CDS encoding nitroreductase family protein, whose amino-acid sequence MDLLQILSQRRSVRRYKPIPIPEEDLDRLLLALQRAPTDASAQLYSALRVKDRDLREAIARLSGDQEHVRQAAEFFLFLADVHRLERLLAHRRERMASWPKAALHFAVLDAGLAAAYLALTAEAMGYGICFIGGVLNEPEALLDLLRLPPGVFPVVGLTLGVPDEEGPPRPRLPRHLVVHEDAYRSYGEEDLEAAYRAMAPYSRSGDWGRVLRRYFAQGGTMEAREAPYGRALARQGFDPDLPPGSPFYSLGGLLEAALAEARGVLFRPGEAWLEREAEAFRGEGRPGEALLEALRKARGEVPGWP is encoded by the coding sequence ATGGACCTCCTTCAGATCCTTTCGCAAAGGCGGAGCGTGCGCCGCTACAAACCCATCCCCATCCCCGAGGAGGACCTGGACCGCCTCCTCCTCGCCCTCCAGCGGGCCCCCACGGACGCCAGCGCCCAGCTCTACAGCGCCCTCAGGGTCAAGGACCGGGACCTGCGGGAGGCCATAGCCCGGCTTTCCGGGGACCAGGAGCACGTGCGGCAGGCGGCGGAGTTCTTCCTCTTCCTAGCCGATGTCCACCGCCTGGAGAGGCTCCTCGCCCACCGGAGGGAGAGGATGGCCTCCTGGCCCAAGGCCGCCCTCCACTTCGCCGTCCTGGACGCAGGGCTGGCGGCAGCCTACCTGGCCCTCACCGCCGAGGCCATGGGCTACGGCATATGCTTCATCGGGGGGGTGCTGAACGAGCCCGAGGCGCTCCTAGACCTCCTCCGCCTGCCCCCTGGGGTCTTCCCCGTGGTGGGCCTCACCCTGGGGGTTCCGGACGAGGAGGGCCCGCCAAGGCCCAGGCTTCCCCGGCACCTGGTGGTGCACGAGGACGCCTACCGCTCCTACGGGGAGGAGGACCTCGAGGCCGCCTACCGGGCCATGGCCCCCTACAGCCGCTCGGGGGACTGGGGAAGGGTCTTGAGGCGCTACTTCGCCCAGGGCGGCACCATGGAGGCGCGGGAGGCCCCCTACGGCCGGGCCCTGGCCCGTCAGGGCTTTGACCCCGACCTGCCCCCGGGAAGCCCCTTCTACTCCCTGGGGGGCCTCCTGGAGGCCGCCTTGGCCGAGGCCCGGGGGGTCCTCTTCCGCCCCGGGGAAGCCTGGCTGGAGCGGGAGGCCGAGGCCTTCCGGGGAGAGGGGAGGCCGGGGGAGGCCCTCTTAGAGGCCCTGCGGAAGGCCCGGGGGGAGGTCCCGGGCTGGCCCTAG
- a CDS encoding prepilin peptidase yields MWPLFALVLGLVVGSFLNVVVHRLPRGESLAYPRSRCPACGHPLGPQDLVPLLSYLALGGRCRYCRGAISPRYPLVEGLTGLLFGLTALFYPPSLEAFLVFTFLAFLVALSFIDLDTYELPDALTYGLLFLGLLASSLLTFPLPFGESLDGALMAAGALGLVAGYGGLFLRRFREGKALLPVGPHQVHMAALLGALLGPGVGMALAFLAWGLSARTGRPVVLPDRLTLPLLPAVLLLTPYLGLDLLEALKGSLLAAGGLALAGGLYWAFKPAPPEGEEEPVAMGYGDVKLLGALGAWLGPYAFLALLLAVFAGAFLGLLLRQRRLPFGPYLALGGVVALFFGEALWGAYLGLLGL; encoded by the coding sequence ATGTGGCCCCTTTTCGCGCTGGTCCTGGGCCTGGTGGTGGGTTCCTTCCTCAACGTGGTGGTCCACCGCCTGCCCAGGGGGGAGTCCCTGGCCTACCCGCGCTCCCGTTGCCCGGCCTGCGGCCACCCTTTGGGCCCCCAGGACCTGGTCCCCCTCCTCTCCTACCTGGCCCTAGGGGGGCGGTGCCGCTACTGCAGGGGGGCCATCAGCCCCCGCTACCCCCTGGTGGAGGGGCTCACCGGCCTCCTCTTCGGCCTCACCGCCCTCTTCTACCCCCCCTCTCTGGAGGCCTTCTTGGTCTTCACCTTCCTCGCCTTCCTGGTGGCCCTCTCCTTCATTGACCTGGACACCTACGAGCTCCCCGATGCCCTTACCTACGGCCTCCTCTTCCTGGGCCTCCTCGCCTCCTCCCTCCTCACCTTCCCCCTCCCCTTCGGCGAGAGCCTGGATGGGGCCCTGATGGCGGCGGGGGCCCTGGGCCTGGTGGCGGGGTATGGGGGGCTTTTCCTGAGGCGTTTCCGGGAGGGCAAGGCCCTCCTCCCCGTGGGCCCCCACCAGGTGCACATGGCGGCCCTCCTGGGGGCCCTCCTAGGCCCAGGGGTGGGGATGGCCCTGGCCTTCCTCGCCTGGGGCCTCTCCGCCCGGACGGGAAGGCCCGTGGTCCTGCCCGACCGGCTCACCCTGCCCCTCCTTCCCGCCGTCCTCCTCCTCACCCCCTACCTGGGCCTGGACCTCCTGGAGGCCCTGAAGGGAAGCCTCCTGGCCGCGGGAGGGCTCGCCCTCGCCGGGGGGCTCTACTGGGCCTTCAAGCCCGCCCCACCCGAAGGGGAAGAGGAGCCCGTGGCCATGGGCTACGGGGACGTGAAGCTCCTGGGGGCCCTTGGGGCCTGGCTCGGCCCCTACGCCTTCCTGGCCCTCCTCCTCGCCGTCTTCGCCGGGGCCTTCCTGGGCCTCCTCCTCCGCCAAAGGCGCCTCCCCTTCGGCCCCTACCTGGCCCTGGGCGGGGTGGTGGCCCTCTTCTTTGGGGAGGCCCTCTGGGGGGCTTACCTGGGCCTCCTGGGCCTCTAG
- a CDS encoding carboxypeptidase M32 → MTPEAAYQSLLDFQRETAYLASLGALAAWDQRTMIPKKGHGHRARQMAALARLLHERTTDPRIGEWLSKVEGSSLVQDPLSDAAVNVRAWRLAYERARAIPERLAVELAQARSEGETAWEALRPQDDWQGFLPYLRRLFALVREEAEILMAVGPDPLDPPYGELYDALLDGYEPGARARDLLPLFGELRGGLGELLDRVLGSGRRPDTALLRRPYPKEAQRAFALELLQACGYDLEAGRLDPTAHPFEIAIGPGDVRITTRYYEDFFNAGIFGTLHEMGHALYEQGLPQEHWGTPRGEAASLGVHESQSRTWENLVGRSLGFWERFFPRAQEVFPSLADVALEDFHFAVNAVEPSLIRVEADEVTYNLHILVRLELELALFRGELPLEDLPEAWRERYRAYLGVAPGDFRDGVMQDVHWSSGMFGYFPTYTLGNLYAAQFLQGAERELGPLEPMFARGKFAPFLEWTRKNIHAEGGRLRPRALVERVTGEPPSAQPFLRYLEAKYRSLYGF, encoded by the coding sequence ATGACGCCGGAAGCCGCCTACCAGAGCCTGCTGGACTTCCAGAGGGAGACCGCCTACCTGGCCTCCTTGGGGGCCCTGGCCGCTTGGGACCAGCGCACCATGATCCCCAAAAAGGGGCACGGGCACCGGGCGAGGCAGATGGCCGCCCTTGCCCGCCTCCTCCACGAGCGGACCACCGACCCCAGGATCGGGGAGTGGCTTTCCAAGGTGGAGGGGTCTTCCCTGGTCCAAGACCCCCTAAGCGACGCCGCGGTGAACGTGAGGGCCTGGCGCTTGGCCTACGAGAGGGCCCGGGCCATCCCCGAGAGGCTTGCCGTGGAGCTGGCCCAGGCGAGAAGCGAGGGGGAGACCGCCTGGGAGGCCCTCCGCCCCCAGGACGACTGGCAGGGCTTCCTGCCCTACCTGAGGCGCCTCTTTGCCCTGGTGAGGGAGGAGGCGGAGATCCTCATGGCCGTGGGCCCAGACCCCTTGGACCCTCCCTACGGGGAACTTTACGACGCCCTTCTGGACGGGTACGAGCCTGGGGCCAGGGCGAGGGACCTCCTGCCCCTTTTCGGGGAGCTCCGGGGGGGGCTTGGGGAGCTTCTGGACCGCGTCCTGGGAAGCGGGCGGAGGCCCGATACCGCCCTCCTCCGCCGTCCCTACCCCAAGGAGGCGCAAAGGGCCTTCGCCCTAGAGCTCCTTCAGGCCTGCGGGTACGACCTCGAGGCGGGCCGCTTGGATCCCACCGCCCACCCCTTTGAGATCGCCATCGGCCCCGGGGACGTGCGCATCACCACCCGCTACTACGAGGACTTCTTCAACGCCGGCATCTTCGGCACCCTCCACGAGATGGGCCACGCCCTCTACGAGCAGGGCCTGCCCCAGGAGCACTGGGGCACCCCCCGGGGGGAGGCCGCCTCCCTGGGGGTCCACGAGTCGCAAAGCCGCACCTGGGAGAACCTGGTGGGCCGCTCCTTGGGCTTCTGGGAGCGCTTCTTCCCCCGGGCCCAGGAGGTCTTCCCGAGCCTCGCCGACGTGGCCCTGGAGGACTTCCACTTCGCCGTAAACGCCGTGGAGCCCTCCCTCATCCGGGTGGAGGCGGACGAGGTCACCTACAACCTCCACATCCTGGTGCGCCTGGAGCTGGAGCTGGCCCTCTTCCGTGGGGAGCTTCCCCTGGAGGACCTCCCCGAGGCCTGGCGGGAGCGGTACCGGGCCTACCTGGGGGTGGCCCCCGGGGACTTCAGGGACGGGGTCATGCAGGACGTCCACTGGTCCTCGGGGATGTTCGGCTACTTCCCCACCTACACCCTGGGCAACCTCTACGCCGCCCAGTTCCTCCAGGGGGCGGAGAGGGAGCTTGGGCCCCTAGAGCCCATGTTCGCCCGGGGGAAGTTCGCCCCCTTCCTGGAGTGGACCCGGAAGAACATCCACGCCGAGGGGGGCCGCCTCCGCCCCCGGGCCCTGGTGGAGCGAGTCACGGGGGAGCCTCCTTCCGCCCAGCCCTTCCTCCGGTACCTGGAGGCCAAGTACCGGTCCCTTTACGGCTTCTAA
- a CDS encoding ABC transporter permease, whose protein sequence is MLDLFLAELWRSLLFLRRYPLELLGAVVTLSLLFYLLFLGARFLAGPGAEFGGRLEAVLVGYLLWTFTLSAYNGLSFGLMEEAQTGTLEQVFLTPYGPIPLFLVRNLAGLLSQGLLVFLVALALMALTGAQLAFTPAVVLPFLVVLLGAYGLGFAMASLALLYKRVGQLLGLSQFLLLFLLQAPGEGPFLLLPLAPGASLARGMLAAGTPLEPLGLLLALLNSLAYFLLGLFLFRLAVKRARRLGLLHGH, encoded by the coding sequence ATGCTTGACCTCTTCCTGGCCGAGCTCTGGCGAAGCCTCCTCTTCCTCCGCCGCTACCCCCTGGAGCTCCTGGGGGCCGTGGTCACCCTGAGCCTCCTCTTCTACCTCCTCTTCCTGGGGGCCCGCTTCCTGGCGGGGCCTGGGGCGGAGTTCGGGGGGAGGCTCGAGGCCGTCCTCGTGGGCTACCTCCTCTGGACCTTCACCCTCTCAGCCTACAATGGCCTCTCCTTCGGCCTCATGGAGGAGGCGCAGACGGGCACCCTGGAGCAGGTCTTCCTCACCCCCTACGGCCCCATCCCCCTCTTCCTAGTGCGGAACCTGGCGGGGCTTTTGAGCCAGGGGCTTCTGGTCTTCCTGGTGGCCCTCGCCCTGATGGCCCTCACCGGGGCCCAGCTAGCCTTCACCCCCGCCGTGGTCCTCCCCTTCCTGGTGGTCCTCCTGGGGGCCTACGGCCTGGGCTTCGCCATGGCCTCCCTGGCCCTCCTCTACAAGCGGGTAGGCCAGCTCCTGGGGCTCTCCCAGTTCCTCCTCCTCTTCCTCCTCCAGGCCCCGGGCGAGGGTCCCTTCCTCCTCCTCCCCCTGGCCCCGGGGGCCTCGCTGGCCCGGGGGATGCTGGCGGCGGGAACCCCCTTGGAGCCCTTGGGCCTCCTCCTCGCCCTCCTCAACAGCCTGGCCTACTTCCTCCTGGGGCTTTTCCTCTTCCGCCTGGCGGTGAAGAGGGCCCGGCGGCTTGGGCTTCTCCATGGCCACTAG